The Akkermansia sp. N21116 genome includes a region encoding these proteins:
- a CDS encoding DUF5009 domain-containing protein, with amino-acid sequence MNAPPPASPSQRIAAIDALRGFDMFFLTGGLSIFLAVSRLAWNPVPEWLAYHTRHVPWIGFSAWDLVMPLFIFIVGSAMPFSIGKAMGQSPKWKIYLKILKRVVLLFLLGMVAQGNLLSFQPDRIHLFCNTLQAIAGGYLIAAICMLHLPRSWRPWIALVLLAVYALVLQFIPYGGNPAGTLEPDNNLALYIDKTLEGRFQDGTNYAWILPQLSFGALTLLGVWAGDILKHGTGHAQKVAMLATAGALSLGLGYAWSLQLPIIKHLFTSSMVLWAAGWCFLLLAVFYIIADILKQNWLFFPLKVIGCNAIFVYMWTCVCPPEGNLSRALFAGFSSCFGNASNFVFQLCNYALIWGILYFLYAKKTFIKI; translated from the coding sequence ATGAACGCACCTCCCCCAGCCTCTCCTTCCCAGCGTATCGCAGCCATAGATGCCTTGCGCGGATTCGACATGTTCTTCCTCACCGGAGGCCTTTCCATCTTTCTGGCAGTTTCCCGCCTTGCCTGGAATCCCGTACCGGAATGGCTTGCCTATCATACACGCCATGTTCCGTGGATCGGATTTTCCGCGTGGGATCTCGTCATGCCTCTGTTCATTTTCATCGTCGGATCGGCCATGCCGTTTTCCATCGGCAAGGCTATGGGACAATCTCCGAAGTGGAAAATCTATCTGAAGATTCTGAAAAGAGTCGTACTCCTTTTCCTCCTCGGCATGGTAGCGCAGGGCAACCTGCTCTCCTTTCAACCGGATCGTATCCACCTGTTCTGCAACACCCTTCAAGCCATTGCCGGCGGATATCTGATTGCTGCCATCTGCATGCTTCACCTGCCCCGTTCCTGGCGTCCCTGGATCGCCTTGGTTCTGCTTGCCGTCTATGCCTTGGTTCTGCAATTCATTCCATATGGCGGAAACCCTGCCGGAACTCTGGAGCCCGACAACAACCTTGCCCTCTATATCGACAAGACTCTGGAGGGACGCTTCCAGGACGGCACCAACTATGCCTGGATCCTGCCTCAGCTTTCTTTTGGCGCATTGACTCTTTTGGGAGTATGGGCGGGAGACATTCTCAAACATGGAACGGGGCATGCCCAAAAGGTGGCAATGCTTGCGACGGCAGGAGCATTATCCCTGGGACTCGGCTATGCCTGGAGTCTGCAGCTTCCTATCATTAAGCATCTGTTCACCAGCTCCATGGTTCTATGGGCGGCAGGATGGTGTTTCCTTCTTCTGGCAGTTTTCTACATCATTGCCGATATTCTGAAACAAAACTGGCTCTTCTTTCCCTTGAAGGTTATCGGGTGCAACGCCATTTTTGTCTACATGTGGACATGTGTTTGCCCCCCGGAGGGTAATTTGTCCCGGGCTCTATTTGCGGGGTTCAGCTCCTGCTTCGGCAATGCCTCCAACTTTGTTTTCCAGCTCTGCAACTATGCGCTCATTTGGGGGATCCTGTACTTTCTCTATGCGAAAAAGACATTCATCAAAATCTGA
- the atpB gene encoding F0F1 ATP synthase subunit A, whose product MLASLRTWLFSAVVLTIAGSAEASGAMTLDAPHLFSLPLPGGIELPFSNSTVMLFLAVCVISLIVWLGTRKMELIPHGIQNVIEAIYEALYNFVQGILGPYLTQKYFWYFGTIFILILCSNYMGLIPGVGIVTTVNDAGVVVPAFRGANADMNTTLMLGLFFAVLWFIWSIREQGIKHFLLHIFGPKGGVKGIMGFLLVPIFLFVGLVECLSIMIRPIALAARLFGNIFAGETIIEHMSEIGGPIASTLCVLPFMAMEILIGFIQALVFVLLTAIFLKLQVGDSVPDHSSDAPLKEGGS is encoded by the coding sequence ATGTTAGCATCCCTACGCACATGGCTGTTTTCCGCAGTAGTTCTGACCATAGCCGGTTCGGCCGAAGCGAGCGGAGCCATGACTCTGGATGCTCCGCACCTGTTTTCCCTACCTCTTCCGGGGGGAATTGAACTGCCCTTTTCCAACTCGACAGTCATGCTGTTTCTGGCAGTCTGTGTAATCAGCCTGATTGTATGGCTTGGAACGCGGAAGATGGAATTAATCCCCCACGGAATCCAAAACGTCATTGAAGCCATCTACGAGGCTCTTTATAACTTCGTCCAGGGAATCCTGGGCCCCTATCTGACTCAGAAATACTTCTGGTATTTCGGGACTATTTTCATCCTGATCCTGTGCAGCAACTACATGGGGTTAATTCCCGGGGTAGGTATCGTTACGACAGTCAATGATGCCGGAGTCGTCGTTCCCGCATTTCGTGGGGCAAACGCAGACATGAATACCACGCTCATGCTGGGGCTGTTTTTCGCCGTCCTATGGTTCATCTGGAGCATCCGGGAACAGGGGATCAAACACTTCCTGCTTCACATTTTCGGTCCCAAGGGAGGAGTCAAGGGCATTATGGGATTCCTCCTCGTCCCGATTTTCCTCTTTGTCGGCTTGGTAGAATGCCTCAGTATCATGATCCGCCCGATTGCCCTGGCCGCCCGTTTGTTCGGCAATATCTTCGCGGGAGAAACCATCATTGAGCATATGTCCGAAATAGGGGGCCCCATCGCCAGCACCCTTTGCGTCCTTCCGTTCATGGCCATGGAAATACTCATCGGGTTCATCCAAGCGCTCGTTTTCGTCTTACTGACAGCTATTTTCCTGAAACTGCAGGTAGGTGACTCGGTTCCGGATCATTCCTCCGATGCACCACTGAAAGAAGGAGGATCCTGA
- a CDS encoding elongation factor P encodes MAKVPVINLRKGHAVNYNNDVCVVTNMEHKCPPRMASYVQMTIRSISSKKVYNLRMTSNESLEGVNLAREEYEFSYVDGMGYHFMEPETFEDVTVTEDIVEPVKDYLMEGQIYILLFTDGTACSIELPAAITMTVEEAPEGVKGDSANNVYKSAKMTTGLVVQVPLFIKPGERISVKTEDGTYLGRVNG; translated from the coding sequence ATGGCAAAAGTACCCGTAATCAACCTTCGCAAGGGCCACGCCGTCAATTATAACAATGACGTTTGTGTTGTCACCAACATGGAGCACAAGTGCCCGCCTCGCATGGCATCCTATGTGCAGATGACCATCCGCAGTATTTCTTCCAAGAAAGTGTACAATCTCCGCATGACTTCCAACGAATCTCTGGAAGGCGTGAATTTGGCTCGTGAAGAATACGAATTTAGCTACGTAGACGGTATGGGCTACCATTTCATGGAACCCGAAACCTTCGAAGATGTAACCGTTACGGAAGACATTGTCGAGCCCGTCAAGGACTACCTGATGGAAGGCCAGATCTACATTCTCCTGTTTACGGACGGTACGGCTTGTTCAATTGAGCTGCCGGCTGCGATCACCATGACGGTGGAAGAAGCTCCCGAAGGTGTTAAAGGCGATTCTGCAAACAACGTGTACAAGTCGGCTAAAATGACTACGGGACTCGTTGTCCAGGTTCCTCTGTTCATTAAGCCCGGCGAACGTATTTCCGTTAAAACGGAAGACGGCACCTATCTTGGTCGTGTTAACGGATAA
- a CDS encoding ATP synthase F0 subunit B, which yields MIVTILADAGSQSWNPFASFGVTSWEPLVSNLIAFILMIIILRIFAFKPIREMLQKRKDRIAEAEYMRAESERKLASVQKEAKEILVKAGQEGQEQVVKAKEAASKLLQSKEEEAARMARDMIARSEEAVAIETKQAREELKKDFVRMVALATAQVSGKVLTDEDHRRINQELIQEIKS from the coding sequence ATGATCGTTACTATTCTCGCCGATGCCGGCAGTCAGTCCTGGAACCCGTTCGCTTCATTCGGTGTAACGAGTTGGGAGCCTCTTGTCTCCAACCTGATTGCCTTCATCCTGATGATCATCATCCTGCGCATTTTTGCCTTCAAGCCGATCCGGGAAATGCTCCAGAAGCGAAAAGACCGCATCGCCGAAGCCGAATACATGCGTGCCGAAAGCGAACGTAAACTGGCTTCTGTCCAGAAGGAAGCCAAGGAGATACTCGTCAAAGCCGGTCAGGAAGGCCAGGAACAGGTCGTCAAGGCCAAGGAAGCAGCTTCCAAACTACTCCAATCCAAGGAAGAAGAGGCAGCCCGTATGGCACGCGACATGATCGCCCGTTCGGAAGAAGCCGTTGCCATCGAGACCAAACAGGCACGGGAAGAACTCAAAAAAGACTTTGTCCGCATGGTAGCGCTCGCCACAGCCCAGGTTTCCGGCAAGGTGCTGACAGACGAAGACCACAGGCGCATTAACCAGGAATTGATCCAGGAGATCAAATCCTGA
- the atpG gene encoding ATP synthase F1 subunit gamma has protein sequence MGNSRDIRRRIKSVKNTSQITRAMQMVASAKMRLAQDHALKGRSYIGALAEALYHLRDEIAEQSNPLLRDNHSDVELVLVVNTDRGLCGGLNVNLFKEVRSQVSPQAHFVTLGRKLNATFARVGAIIDATWSLSEPLQLLELRPVFDYLMQQFLHGEYGRVLVAFPSFVNTMVQKPVIRQLFPIDTEALKALVQEGGHALRDQDEQPYKLEPSPHEVLKTLLPLYLFYILVQIVLEARASEQSARMVSMKAATENAHGIIDDLTLEYNKARQDQITNELLEITTAMKAME, from the coding sequence ATGGGAAATTCAAGAGACATCCGGCGGAGAATCAAATCCGTCAAGAATACATCGCAAATTACACGTGCGATGCAAATGGTAGCATCCGCCAAGATGCGGCTCGCCCAAGACCATGCTCTCAAGGGAAGATCCTATATAGGCGCCCTCGCCGAAGCGCTCTACCACCTTCGGGACGAAATCGCGGAGCAATCCAACCCCCTCCTGCGCGACAACCATTCCGATGTAGAACTGGTACTCGTCGTCAATACGGATCGCGGTCTCTGCGGCGGATTAAACGTGAACCTCTTCAAAGAAGTCCGCTCCCAGGTATCTCCCCAGGCCCATTTTGTCACTCTGGGCCGCAAATTGAATGCCACATTCGCCCGCGTCGGTGCCATCATCGACGCAACCTGGAGTCTGAGCGAGCCACTGCAACTGTTAGAACTCCGCCCCGTCTTCGACTACCTCATGCAGCAATTCCTGCACGGGGAATACGGACGTGTTCTGGTTGCATTCCCGTCTTTCGTCAACACCATGGTGCAGAAGCCGGTCATTCGCCAGCTCTTCCCGATTGATACGGAAGCCCTCAAGGCACTCGTCCAGGAAGGCGGACATGCCTTGCGCGATCAAGACGAGCAGCCCTACAAGCTGGAGCCCTCCCCCCACGAAGTCCTGAAAACTCTTCTCCCCCTCTACCTCTTCTATATCCTTGTCCAGATCGTACTGGAGGCACGGGCATCCGAACAATCCGCCCGTATGGTTTCCATGAAGGCCGCTACGGAAAACGCCCATGGTATCATTGATGACCTGACGCTGGAATACAACAAAGCCCGCCAAGACCAGATCACCAACGAACTTCTGGAAATCACCACCGCCATGAAAGCCATGGAATAA
- a CDS encoding F0F1 ATP synthase subunit delta: MKISKDTQTKARRLLKLCMVNGFLDHARVRTIARTLAERKPRNYLPLLSAFANLVRLELAKKTVTVQSAVPLTDAEKSDIASGLEQKYGPGLDYDWSILPELIGGIHLQIGDNVLDGTLKTRIDKLRQSVESLHF; the protein is encoded by the coding sequence ATGAAAATTTCGAAGGACACCCAGACCAAGGCACGCAGGCTCCTGAAGCTATGTATGGTAAACGGCTTTCTTGATCATGCCCGTGTCCGGACAATCGCCCGGACTCTGGCCGAACGAAAGCCGAGAAACTACCTGCCCCTTCTCTCGGCATTCGCTAATCTCGTCCGTCTCGAACTCGCCAAAAAAACTGTCACCGTACAAAGCGCCGTCCCTCTGACAGATGCGGAAAAATCCGACATCGCATCCGGGCTGGAACAAAAATACGGACCGGGCCTGGACTATGACTGGAGTATCCTCCCCGAATTAATCGGCGGCATTCATCTTCAAATAGGTGACAACGTACTGGACGGTACTTTGAAAACGCGCATCGACAAACTCCGCCAATCCGTCGAATCCCTTCATTTCTGA
- the atpD gene encoding F0F1 ATP synthase subunit beta: protein MNTGIIVQIIGAVVDVDFSQAPSIPSLLNALEVDLVVDGKPKTLVLEVQQHIGDGWVRTIAMSSTDGLRRSMPVRDTGAPIQVPVGEGTLGRIFNVLGNAVDERGPVKYDKKYSIHRPAPSLAEQANSTEVLETGIKVIDLICPFLKGGKVGTFGGAGVGKTVLIMELINNIAKARSGLSIFAGVGERTREGNDLYNEMIESGVINIEDPEQSKVALVYGQMNEPPGARLRVALSALSMAEYFRDEEGKDVLLFIDNIFRFSQAGSEVSALLGRTPSAVGYQPNLAEEMANLQERITSTQKGSITSMQAVYVPADDLTDPAPATTFAHLDATVVLERSLAAQGLFPAVEPLASTSAALSPEIVGEEHYRVARGVQQILQRYKDLQDMIAILGMDELSEEDKLVVGRARKIQKFLSQPVHVAEVFSGIPGEYVPLSETIRGFSEILAGKWDNIPEGDFFMKGNIDSVIAKKEQS from the coding sequence ATGAATACAGGCATCATCGTCCAGATCATCGGCGCCGTGGTTGACGTGGACTTTTCCCAGGCTCCGTCGATTCCCTCCCTTCTGAATGCGTTGGAAGTCGACCTCGTCGTTGACGGAAAACCCAAAACACTCGTCCTGGAAGTCCAGCAGCACATCGGCGACGGCTGGGTACGCACCATCGCGATGAGCTCCACGGACGGTTTGCGCCGGAGCATGCCCGTACGCGACACGGGAGCTCCCATCCAAGTACCCGTCGGAGAAGGAACACTGGGCCGCATCTTCAATGTCCTCGGCAACGCCGTGGACGAACGGGGCCCTGTCAAATACGACAAAAAGTACTCCATCCACCGTCCCGCTCCCTCCCTGGCAGAACAAGCCAACAGTACCGAAGTGCTCGAAACCGGGATCAAGGTCATCGATCTGATCTGCCCTTTCCTGAAAGGCGGCAAGGTCGGCACATTCGGCGGAGCCGGTGTCGGCAAGACGGTATTGATCATGGAATTGATCAACAACATCGCCAAGGCGCGAAGCGGCCTCTCCATCTTTGCCGGCGTCGGCGAACGTACGCGCGAAGGAAACGACTTGTACAACGAAATGATTGAATCCGGCGTCATCAACATCGAGGATCCGGAGCAATCTAAAGTAGCCCTCGTTTACGGTCAGATGAACGAACCCCCGGGCGCCCGTCTCCGTGTTGCACTGTCCGCTCTGTCTATGGCGGAATATTTCCGCGACGAAGAAGGCAAGGACGTGCTCCTTTTCATTGATAACATCTTCCGCTTCTCGCAGGCCGGCTCCGAAGTATCCGCCCTGCTGGGACGTACTCCCTCCGCCGTGGGCTACCAGCCCAATCTGGCCGAGGAAATGGCCAACCTGCAGGAACGTATCACCTCGACCCAAAAAGGCTCCATCACCTCCATGCAGGCCGTTTACGTGCCTGCAGACGACTTGACGGACCCGGCGCCAGCTACCACATTCGCCCACCTGGATGCCACCGTCGTACTGGAACGCAGCCTGGCGGCACAAGGCCTGTTCCCTGCCGTTGAACCGTTAGCATCCACCTCTGCCGCTCTTTCTCCGGAAATCGTCGGAGAAGAGCACTATCGCGTGGCGCGCGGCGTACAGCAGATCCTCCAGCGCTACAAAGATCTTCAGGATATGATCGCCATCCTCGGCATGGACGAACTCTCTGAAGAAGACAAGCTGGTTGTTGGCCGCGCCCGTAAAATCCAGAAATTCCTCTCCCAGCCCGTCCATGTCGCAGAAGTCTTTTCCGGCATTCCGGGCGAATACGTCCCCTTGTCCGAAACCATCCGGGGATTCAGTGAAATTCTTGCCGGCAAATGGGACAATATTCCCGAAGGAGACTTTTTCATGAAGGGTAATATCGACTCCGTTATCGCCAAAAAGGAACAGTCCTAA
- a CDS encoding ATPase, giving the protein MIEYVPMLAEVAGNIHNIGFGLSTIGAGIGIGIIGAKAAEATGRNPSSFSSVMVISITLAALIEGVALISIFVN; this is encoded by the coding sequence ATGATTGAATACGTTCCCATGCTTGCCGAAGTAGCAGGCAATATTCACAACATCGGCTTCGGCCTTTCCACCATCGGTGCCGGCATCGGTATCGGCATCATCGGCGCCAAGGCTGCGGAAGCAACCGGACGCAACCCTTCCTCCTTCTCTTCCGTCATGGTTATTTCCATTACTCTGGCGGCTCTTATTGAAGGGGTTGCCCTGATCTCCATTTTCGTTAACTAA
- the atpC gene encoding ATP synthase F1 subunit epsilon, with product MPISLEIVTPLGVARSLDTEYVYVPGAQGELGILPGHEPLITIISPGELRCKPAGTEQEEFLVVGNGFLQVVNDRITVVTDLALEDAQIDEHSVEKAIAAAKEALKERETMSREEQARYEANLAKQLAVLSFKKRKNR from the coding sequence ATGCCAATCAGCCTTGAAATTGTTACGCCGCTAGGCGTTGCCCGTTCCCTGGACACCGAATACGTTTACGTCCCGGGCGCACAAGGAGAACTGGGCATTCTTCCGGGACACGAGCCCCTGATCACGATCATTTCCCCCGGAGAACTGCGCTGCAAGCCCGCCGGAACGGAACAAGAGGAATTCCTCGTAGTCGGCAACGGCTTTCTCCAAGTCGTCAACGACCGTATTACCGTCGTCACCGACTTGGCCTTGGAGGATGCCCAAATCGACGAGCATAGCGTAGAAAAAGCCATCGCCGCCGCCAAGGAAGCCTTGAAAGAACGTGAAACCATGTCCCGTGAAGAACAAGCCCGCTACGAAGCAAATCTCGCCAAGCAGCTGGCCGTTCTAAGCTTCAAAAAGAGAAAGAACAGGTAA
- the atpA gene encoding F0F1 ATP synthase subunit alpha: MNSILQELEAEITKASTAINQENVGVIRTVGDGVAKIEGLSNVMLSEMIDFPGGVKGMAMNLEENEVGAIIIGDDSGLKEGDEVKTTGKLLSVPVGRALLGRVVSTLGEPLDGKGPIAAEAWYPVEKIASGIISREPVSVPVQTGILPVDAMIPIGRGQRELIIGDRSTGKTAIALDTMIAQGEQNRKAEAGLLPGHRPLYNIYVAIGQKRSKVKRLITKLEETGTMPYSIIVVASASDPAAMQYLAPYAGCAMGEYFMDQGEDALIVYDDLSKHAVAYRQVSLILRRPSGREAYPGDVFYLHSRLLERAARLNSAHGGGSLTALPIIETQAGDVSAYIPTNVISITDGQIFLETDLFYQGVRPAINVGISVSRVGSAAQTKIIKKLAGSLKLDLAQYTELQAFAQFGSDLDPSTKAKLERGSRIVEVFKQKQYEPMSLGLEAGVLYAMQKGYMDDVPVNRIKEFQIALETDLQDKHEDLLEEINRVKELTEDIDSKLKQAIESFKAIWS; this comes from the coding sequence ATGAACAGCATTCTTCAAGAACTGGAAGCTGAAATCACCAAGGCCAGCACAGCAATCAACCAGGAAAACGTAGGTGTCATCCGGACGGTTGGTGACGGCGTTGCAAAAATCGAAGGCCTGAGCAACGTCATGCTAAGTGAAATGATCGATTTCCCCGGCGGAGTTAAAGGCATGGCCATGAATCTGGAAGAAAACGAAGTCGGAGCCATCATCATCGGCGACGATTCCGGATTGAAGGAAGGGGATGAAGTCAAAACCACCGGGAAACTCCTTTCCGTGCCCGTTGGTCGCGCCCTGCTCGGACGCGTCGTCAGCACCCTCGGAGAACCGTTGGACGGCAAAGGCCCAATTGCAGCCGAAGCCTGGTATCCCGTAGAAAAAATTGCCTCGGGCATCATCTCCCGTGAACCCGTTTCCGTACCCGTCCAGACGGGAATTCTGCCTGTGGATGCCATGATTCCGATTGGCCGAGGCCAGCGTGAATTGATCATTGGCGACCGTTCCACCGGTAAAACAGCCATTGCCTTGGACACGATGATTGCCCAAGGAGAACAAAACCGCAAAGCCGAAGCAGGACTTCTGCCCGGTCATCGTCCCCTCTACAATATCTACGTTGCCATCGGCCAGAAGAGATCCAAAGTCAAACGCCTCATCACCAAGCTTGAAGAAACGGGCACCATGCCCTATTCCATCATCGTCGTCGCTTCCGCTTCGGATCCTGCCGCCATGCAGTACCTGGCTCCCTATGCCGGCTGTGCCATGGGCGAATATTTCATGGACCAGGGAGAAGACGCCCTGATCGTCTATGACGACCTTTCCAAGCATGCCGTAGCCTATCGTCAAGTATCCCTCATCCTGCGTCGTCCATCCGGACGCGAAGCCTACCCCGGCGACGTGTTCTATCTGCACAGCCGCCTTCTGGAACGTGCAGCCCGCCTGAATTCCGCCCATGGAGGAGGCTCCCTGACAGCTCTACCCATTATTGAAACCCAGGCAGGCGACGTATCCGCCTACATCCCGACCAACGTCATTTCTATCACGGACGGCCAGATTTTCCTCGAAACGGATTTATTCTACCAAGGGGTGCGGCCGGCCATTAATGTCGGTATTTCCGTCTCCCGCGTCGGATCCGCCGCCCAGACCAAGATCATCAAAAAACTGGCAGGTTCGCTGAAACTGGACCTCGCCCAGTACACGGAACTCCAGGCTTTTGCCCAGTTCGGCTCAGATCTGGATCCCTCCACAAAAGCCAAACTGGAACGAGGCAGCCGCATCGTAGAAGTTTTCAAACAGAAACAGTACGAACCCATGTCCCTTGGTCTGGAAGCCGGCGTCCTTTACGCCATGCAGAAGGGTTACATGGACGACGTTCCCGTCAACCGGATCAAAGAATTCCAGATCGCTCTGGAAACGGATCTTCAGGACAAGCACGAAGATCTGCTTGAAGAAATCAACCGCGTCAAGGAACTCACGGAGGACATCGACTCCAAGCTCAAACAGGCAATCGAAAGTTTCAAGGCCATCTGGTCCTGA
- a CDS encoding SprT-like domain-containing protein, protein MAAERDTHPSFSGEGEIERFVRDELNRWGLVNWSFRWDRARRRLGSCRYKDQLITLSRHFVKLNSDNSGQIIDTVFHEIAHALAWVHSREQGHGRQWREWCLRVGAVPRAKAMPGEIQEGSYRYILRIKTTGEFVAGYYRKPACHRYLSRVMIRNRPETKGLLELVEVDRGE, encoded by the coding sequence ATGGCAGCAGAAAGAGACACGCATCCCTCGTTCTCCGGCGAAGGAGAGATTGAGCGGTTTGTTCGCGATGAATTGAACCGTTGGGGGCTGGTGAACTGGTCGTTCCGCTGGGATCGTGCCCGGAGAAGACTGGGATCCTGCCGATACAAGGACCAGCTTATTACTCTTTCCAGGCACTTCGTCAAACTCAATTCCGATAATTCCGGACAAATTATCGACACGGTTTTCCATGAAATCGCTCATGCCCTGGCGTGGGTTCATTCCCGTGAACAGGGGCATGGCAGGCAGTGGAGGGAATGGTGCCTGCGTGTTGGAGCCGTTCCTCGAGCCAAAGCCATGCCAGGAGAAATCCAGGAGGGATCGTACCGGTATATTCTCCGGATCAAGACAACGGGAGAATTCGTTGCCGGATACTATAGGAAGCCTGCCTGTCACCGGTATCTGAGTCGTGTTATGATTCGCAACAGGCCTGAAACCAAAGGATTGCTGGAACTGGTGGAAGTCGACAGGGGGGAGTGA
- the abc-f gene encoding ribosomal protection-like ABC-F family protein, with the protein MLTIKKLTKAHAGRTLFRETDMTINWGERVALVGPNGAGKSTLFRMILGEDTPDEGSISTDEYGVIGYLPQEAGDPRDETVLEIAMGVTPELAAALRVIKVSEQSGRMSTEEYAHAMDTFSAANGYQLEPKAKKILKGLSFRDSDFDRPAREMSGGWVMRAHLAKLLVMEPDLLMLDEPTNHLDLLSLLWLQRYLKNYPGAILLISHDRDFMDELVETVYDIDDEELVPYRGNYSRFLELKEQRYEQLQAAYRNQQKEIEHIQGFIDRFRSVASKAGQVQSRVKQLERMKLVNRPKAIRKVFKFNFPQPQRSTQKVMELEKVGQAYGDVQVYKNLDLLIERGDRIVLVGPNGAGKSTLLKILAGIVPVNAGKRIPGTTTRIGYFSQTRSENLNPDNTVLEEIMKCSDEIREEEARSILGSFLFRRADVQKRVQVLSGGEKSRLSLVKFLVDPPNLLLMDEPTTHLDLLSVEALVQALKHYEGTLVFISHDVHFIRSLAEKTLHVNQGTVTTYAGGYDYYLEKSGILDDEKGGITAS; encoded by the coding sequence ATGCTGACAATCAAGAAACTTACCAAAGCGCACGCCGGAAGGACCCTGTTTCGGGAAACGGATATGACGATCAACTGGGGGGAACGTGTCGCCCTGGTCGGTCCCAATGGCGCGGGCAAATCCACTCTGTTCCGCATGATCCTTGGCGAGGATACGCCCGACGAGGGATCCATTAGCACGGATGAATATGGAGTGATCGGCTATTTGCCTCAGGAGGCGGGCGATCCCCGCGATGAGACGGTTCTTGAAATCGCGATGGGCGTAACGCCGGAATTGGCTGCCGCCCTTCGTGTCATCAAGGTCTCGGAACAGAGTGGTCGTATGAGTACGGAGGAATATGCCCATGCCATGGATACCTTTAGTGCCGCCAATGGGTACCAGTTGGAGCCGAAAGCCAAGAAGATTCTCAAAGGGCTCTCCTTCCGCGATAGCGATTTCGATCGTCCTGCCCGCGAAATGTCCGGCGGCTGGGTCATGCGTGCCCACCTTGCCAAATTGCTGGTGATGGAGCCGGATCTGCTCATGCTGGATGAACCGACCAACCACCTGGATCTCTTGTCCCTCCTCTGGCTCCAGCGATATTTGAAGAATTATCCCGGAGCTATCCTTCTGATTTCACACGACCGTGACTTTATGGACGAGCTCGTCGAAACTGTCTACGATATTGATGACGAAGAACTTGTTCCCTACCGTGGCAATTATAGCCGCTTTCTGGAACTCAAGGAACAACGTTATGAACAACTCCAGGCCGCCTATCGCAATCAGCAGAAGGAAATTGAACACATTCAGGGGTTTATCGACCGATTTCGTTCCGTGGCTTCCAAGGCGGGCCAGGTCCAGAGCCGCGTTAAGCAACTGGAACGCATGAAACTGGTGAATAGGCCGAAGGCCATTCGCAAGGTCTTCAAATTCAATTTCCCGCAACCTCAACGCAGTACTCAGAAGGTGATGGAACTGGAAAAAGTCGGGCAAGCATACGGTGACGTCCAGGTCTACAAGAACCTGGATTTGTTGATTGAGCGTGGAGACCGTATCGTCCTGGTCGGTCCGAACGGAGCCGGTAAATCCACCCTGCTGAAAATCCTTGCCGGAATTGTGCCCGTGAATGCGGGTAAACGCATCCCTGGGACGACGACTCGCATCGGCTATTTTTCCCAGACGCGTTCGGAAAATCTCAATCCGGACAACACGGTGCTGGAGGAAATCATGAAGTGCAGTGATGAAATCCGCGAGGAGGAAGCCCGTTCGATTCTCGGATCCTTCCTTTTCCGGCGGGCTGACGTACAGAAACGGGTTCAAGTACTTTCCGGTGGGGAAAAATCTCGTCTGAGTCTTGTCAAGTTCCTGGTTGATCCTCCGAATCTCCTGCTGATGGACGAACCGACAACCCACCTTGACCTCTTGTCCGTCGAGGCACTCGTGCAGGCGTTGAAGCATTACGAGGGGACTCTTGTCTTCATTTCGCACGATGTTCACTTCATCCGTTCATTGGCAGAGAAGACTCTCCACGTGAATCAGGGTACGGTTACGACATATGCCGGCGGTTACGATTATTATCTGGAAAAGTCGGGGATTCTGGATGACGAAAAGGGCGGTATCACTGCCTCCTGA